ATCGAGTTGTATGATGAGACTCCTATAATCAGGTATGCTGAAGAGAACAATCTTCTCCCATTGCAATGGGATTAGTGCCATTTTAAATTTTGAATAGACACCTAGTTAATTGACAATGTAGCTGTGGGTATTAGCAGTATTTTAGTGTTAGTTGGGTATGATAGTTTTTTAAAGCTGTTTATGTATTGATAATTGCATTGATTGCAATGGTTATTTGATTACAATTGTAATTGTAGTTCCTAATTATAGAGGATATTCAATTATAATTATAATTATAAATAGTATAAATCAGTTTCTTGCTTTGTAACTGTTGCTGTTTAGTTGTCATTGTTCAATCGTAAGTTTTATGAATAAGTATTGAATATTCCATTAGAACTGGGCTAGAGAGTTACTTGGCCAAAAGAACTTCTTACCGTACAAGCCAGCATTGCCTAGTGCTAACACGCTAAGAGCCAAAGGACTCACTTTTCCTCTGAATAAGCTCTTGAAACTTGCAGTGCCGTTGACTATCAAATATAAAGAAGACCAAGCAAAGTTGAATCCTGCACCATTTATGGGTTCACCGTCGTAGATAACCCAAGCTCCAAGTAAGTTGGCGGCTCCAAAAGTGAAACAGGAAGCCCTAGAAGGCTTAACAGCAAGAGCTCGAGAGATCTTGACCGAAGAACCCAGTTCCACACCCACTGGACTTGGCTTAGAGGAAGCAGCTCCCTTTAGAATCAAACTGGATCCTAGAAGCACAGCAGGATAGGGAGAAACTGACAAATCGTCAAGCAACTTCAAGGAAGACAGGCTCGATTGTGGAACAGAATTAAGAGGAGCTGACATTGTGTAGCCGAGTCAATTGAACCAGgatagaagaagacaggTGGAAGAGTGGAATCGACAAATATCCACAATTGTCAAGAATGTAGAGATGGAGCAAGTGAAATTTGTGGAACCAGCCGTGCAGGAAACACcaatgggtgcaaaataagATCCTAGTCTGAGAGGACTCAAACGCAGAAGCAGGAAAAACAGACAGAAGACGGACAGCAGAAATTCCTGAGAAGGCAAGCTTATAGCTACAAACTCTACACGTTGTCTAATATACATCTTTATTCATCTAATATACAATAAAACTAACCTATCTAGGATCTTTCACCTCTCAATCTTCTGGCCAATTGGATATCCTTCTTTTGGATAGTGACTCTCTTGGCGTGAATGGCACACAAGTTGGTGTCTTCGAACAAGGAGACCAAGTAGGCTTCGACGGATTCTTGCAAAGCACCGATGGCAGAAGATTGGAATCTCAAGTCGGTCTTGAAGTCTTGGGCGATTTCTCTGACCAATCTTTGGAAAGGCAACTTTCTGATCAAAAGTTCAGTAGACTTTTGgaatcttctgatttctCTCAAGGCAACGGTACCTGGCTTATATCTGTGAGGCTTCTTGACACCACCGGTAGATGGAGCGGACTTTCTGGCGGCCTTGGAAGCCAATTGCTTTCTTGGGGCCTTACCACCAGTGGACTTTCTTGCTGTTTGCTTGGTTCTAGCCATTTTAACTTGTTGTGTAAAAAGGTTACAATGATAAGAAAAAAAACTAAACAGAAATCAGGAACTAATCCTGGGGGTTGGAGCATTTATatacatttttcagtgTCTCGTCTTGTTTATGTTTATCGTGTTCTGCTGGAAATGTATCACGTGAACTGCTCTGGAGGTATTTGTTTTGTTTTGTTTACGTTTGGCTGTGCGCGAAGAATCTCACACAACTCTGGGGAGACAAGAAGACACTGCTAACGGGAGAAGTCTCACGAGACGGAAACTGGCAGTATGTGCAGGAGAATCTAAAATAGATATCAGTAAATGTGAGAATGCAGCTGCAAGGAAGATAAGGAATTGTTCGTGACTGCTAGCAGTTATTAGTAGTGGGTTCCTTGTTTGCGTAACTGTCATACCGGCTTTGTTCAGGTAATTGAGACAAGGCAGGAGAATAGCTGGTTTCACGTCAGAAGTGCAGTTTTTTCGTGGTTTGGCGTGTGTGTTGCAGTTCTGTTTGCATGTTAATGCTGGTGTTTTGGAGGTTTTTGGGCTTTGGAGCCCTTTCCAGACCGCAAAACCATGACTTTTGGTGTTTGGTTCTGTTTCTCCAGCAGCGTGTTTTCGTGGGTGGAATTACTGCGAAATTCTCATTGTTCCAGCGTGTTTGTGCAGGGAGCGGTAGGCGATGGGTTGcaagtttctcttctgtcgCGACAAGAAGTGCGATTTTCGCCGGCCCACATATTACGCATCGCGTGTGTAGAATTCGGCCCTAACAAAATCCGCGATATTCTGCGATTTTGTGGAGAAGAGTCGCCAACAGAACAGAATTAGCTGCGAAATTCACCACTGAAGAGCCACAAAACGAGCGCCAGACAACATTGACGTCGTCGCTAAAGGCCTGTTCAGCTTAGATAGCTTCCTtggctgttgttgtttgtTTTGGATTTGCGAGGTGGATCTCGTGCATGAGATTACGATTTGTATGTGTTTATAATTCTCTCGCCTAGCAGTATATATAGATGGCGATTTCTCGCTGTAGATTAGAGAAGctttttttcttcaagattaGTTTTCTAACTTTCAGTTAACAACACAATCAATTAATCAGTAACAATGTCCGGTAGAGGAAAAGGTGGAAAAGGTTTAGGAAAGGGTGGTGCCAAGAGACACAGAAAGATCTTGAGAGACAACATCCAAGGTATCACCAAGCCAGCTATCAGAAGATTGGCCAGAAGAGGTGGTGTCAAGCGTATCTCTGCTTTGATCTACGAAGAAGTCAGAGTCGTCTTGAAGtcgttcttggaaaacgtCATCAGAGATGCTGTCACTTACACTGAACACGCCAAGAGAAAGACCGTCACCTCTTTGGATGTCGTCTATGCCTTGAAGAGACAAGGTAGAACCTTGTATGGTTTCGGTGGTTAAACATGcttttgttgaacattgcagtttttcttcctttgtGTATTCTAGCTATTCCAAGACTATTACAGTGTATATTAGTAAACATCATGAGTTAATGTGACATCGTAGACTGTAGACGAGTTTCTACCTGAATGAAGCTACCACGACCTGATTCTATTTGTCTTCTACTACTTTCTATAATTCTATTACACTTCTTTCAACATCGCATCTGCCAAGTTGCTGTAGCCCAATTTGCCCCCATTGAGCAAATACTCATCCATCCTCACTTCCATCTCATGGCCCCAATAATCTAGATCGACCGGCCTGAATGCTCTGTAGTCGTTGGCTGTGACTTCCACCCAGTCCCGGATACAAGAAGCTCCTGAGTTCTCTATCTCTTTCTGCTCCGGAGGacatctacatctacatCCTACTCCATACTTTGTTGGTTTGTCAGGCTCTAACCACTTCAGAtcctcttccaaatctGTTTTATAGTACTTTTCACTCGGGACATACCTCAACTGGTTCTTCCTAGCATTTCCAGGACAATGGCCCAAGGTGGAATGTCTATAGCCTATGT
This window of the Scheffersomyces stipitis CBS 6054 chromosome 6, complete sequence genome carries:
- a CDS encoding predicted protein — translated: MSAPLNSVPQSSSSSLKLLDDLSVSPYPAVLLGSSLILKGAASSKPSPVGVESGSSVKISRALAVKPSRASCFTFGAANLLGAWVIYDGEPINGAGFNFAWSSLYLIVNGTASFKSLFRGKVSPLALSVLALGNAGLYGKKFFWPSNSLAQF
- a CDS encoding histone H3 (go_function DNA binding) — translated: MARTKQTARKSTGGKAPRKQLASKAARKSAPSTGGVKKPHRYKPGTVALREIRRFQKSTELLIRKLPFQRLVREIAQDFKTDLRFQSSAIGALQESVEAYLVSLFEDTNLCAIHAKRVTIQKKDIQLARRLRGERS
- a CDS encoding histone H4 (go_function DNA binding), translating into MSGRGKGGKGLGKGGAKRHRKILRDNIQGITKPAIRRLARRGGVKRISALIYEEVRVVLKSFLENVIRDAVTYTEHAKRKTVTSLDVVYALKRQGRTLYGFGG